In one window of Streptosporangiales bacterium DNA:
- a CDS encoding DNA translocase FtsK — MATRTSSRSRSSAKQSGGKGRTRSSTTRRSSSSSAAKKNGRSNAATKSPDPILMVIGLVWKGLAGVWLLVSGGLGRLVRMAGKSARDLEPDQRRDGLGLLFLALAVVVAVAVWWQLPGPVGEGIVAAVAGAAGRMAVVVPILLLLAAWRLMRNPENNAATGPVVIGWSALLVAVLGIVHIATGLPSPSDGAAALRGAGGLIGFLAALPLVSVLSTYLAVPLLGLLGVFGLLVITGTSLREIPEKFRYIRDQVRLGKDGAAGDDDGADGADRSLDAPVESLRRKSSRKRVSDDVAGGRAGDEPYESPVVEPKPKPVPAAEVKSAQPPEPAPVPSTAEQLVLKGDYALPPSNLLAAGSKPKARTKANNVVVEALTEVFEQFNVDAQVTGFTRGPTVTRYEVELGPAVKVERVTALSRNISLAVKSADVRILSPIPGKSAIGIEIPNTDKENVSLGDVLRSNTSTSDHHPLLVGLGKDVEGGYVVANLAKMPHVLIAGATGAGKSGCINALITSILMRATPDEVRMVLVDPKRVELTSYNGVPHLITPIITNPKKAAEALQWVVKEMDLRYDDLAASGFRHVDDYNKAVRSGKLKPEPGSDKEYRPYPYLMVVVDELADLMMVAPRDVEDAIVRITQLARAAGIHLVLATQRPSVDVVTGLIKANVPSRLAFATSSLADSRVVLDQPGAEKLIGQGDGLFLPMGANKTMRIQGAWVPESEIRAVVKHTKDQADPHYREDVTAVQTKKREIDEDIGDDLDLVCQAAELVVNTQFGSTSMLQRKLRVGFAKAGRLMDILESRGVVAPSEGSKAREVLLKPDDLPATMALLRGEDPPAPAEAPDEDTEPAED, encoded by the coding sequence ATGGCGACCCGTACGTCCAGCAGATCCCGCTCGTCGGCGAAACAGTCGGGCGGGAAAGGACGCACCCGTTCGTCGACCACCCGGCGGTCCAGCAGCAGTTCGGCGGCCAAGAAGAACGGCAGGTCGAACGCCGCGACCAAGTCGCCGGACCCGATCCTCATGGTCATCGGCCTGGTCTGGAAGGGGCTGGCCGGGGTCTGGCTGCTGGTCAGCGGCGGTCTCGGCCGGCTGGTGCGGATGGCCGGCAAGAGCGCGCGCGACCTGGAGCCCGACCAGCGCAGGGACGGCCTCGGCCTGCTCTTCCTCGCGCTCGCGGTGGTCGTCGCCGTGGCCGTGTGGTGGCAGCTGCCGGGGCCGGTCGGCGAGGGCATCGTCGCCGCGGTGGCAGGTGCCGCCGGGCGGATGGCGGTGGTCGTGCCGATCCTGCTGCTGCTCGCCGCATGGCGGCTGATGCGCAACCCGGAGAACAACGCCGCCACCGGGCCGGTGGTCATCGGGTGGAGCGCTCTGCTCGTCGCCGTGCTCGGCATCGTGCACATCGCCACCGGCCTGCCCAGCCCGAGCGACGGCGCGGCCGCGCTGCGCGGCGCGGGCGGCCTGATCGGCTTCCTGGCGGCGTTGCCACTGGTCTCCGTGCTGTCGACGTACCTCGCGGTGCCGTTGCTCGGCCTGCTCGGCGTGTTCGGGCTGCTGGTGATCACCGGGACGTCGCTGCGGGAGATCCCGGAGAAGTTCCGCTACATCAGGGACCAGGTCAGGCTCGGCAAGGACGGCGCGGCAGGCGACGATGACGGCGCCGACGGCGCGGACCGGTCGCTGGACGCCCCGGTGGAGTCGCTGCGGCGCAAGTCCTCGCGCAAGCGGGTCAGCGACGACGTCGCCGGCGGCCGCGCCGGCGACGAGCCGTACGAGTCGCCGGTCGTCGAGCCGAAGCCGAAGCCGGTGCCCGCCGCCGAGGTGAAGAGCGCGCAGCCGCCGGAACCTGCGCCCGTGCCGTCCACCGCGGAACAGCTGGTGCTCAAGGGCGACTACGCGCTCCCGCCGAGCAACCTGCTGGCGGCCGGCAGCAAGCCGAAGGCACGTACCAAGGCGAACAACGTCGTGGTCGAGGCGCTGACCGAGGTGTTCGAACAGTTCAACGTGGACGCCCAGGTCACCGGCTTCACCCGCGGTCCGACGGTCACCAGGTACGAGGTCGAGCTCGGCCCGGCGGTGAAGGTGGAGCGCGTCACCGCGCTGTCGAGGAACATCTCGCTGGCCGTGAAGAGCGCCGACGTCCGGATCCTGTCGCCGATCCCTGGCAAGTCCGCGATCGGCATCGAGATCCCCAACACCGACAAGGAGAACGTCAGCCTCGGCGACGTGCTCAGGTCGAACACGTCGACCAGCGACCACCATCCGCTGCTCGTCGGACTCGGCAAGGACGTCGAGGGTGGCTACGTGGTGGCCAACCTGGCGAAGATGCCGCACGTGCTCATCGCCGGTGCCACCGGTGCGGGCAAGTCGGGCTGCATCAACGCGCTGATCACGTCCATCCTCATGCGGGCCACGCCGGACGAGGTGCGGATGGTGCTGGTCGACCCGAAGCGGGTCGAGCTCACCTCGTACAACGGGGTGCCGCACCTGATCACGCCGATCATCACCAACCCGAAGAAGGCCGCCGAGGCGCTGCAGTGGGTCGTGAAGGAGATGGACCTCCGCTACGACGACCTGGCGGCGAGCGGGTTCAGGCACGTCGACGACTACAACAAGGCGGTGCGTTCCGGAAAGCTCAAGCCGGAGCCTGGCAGCGACAAGGAGTACCGCCCGTACCCGTACCTGATGGTGGTCGTGGACGAGCTCGCCGACCTGATGATGGTCGCGCCGCGCGACGTCGAGGACGCGATCGTCCGGATCACGCAGCTGGCCCGCGCCGCCGGCATCCACCTGGTGCTCGCCACCCAGCGGCCAAGCGTGGACGTGGTGACCGGCCTGATCAAGGCGAACGTGCCGTCGCGGCTGGCGTTCGCCACCTCGTCGCTTGCGGACAGCCGGGTGGTGCTCGACCAGCCGGGTGCGGAGAAGCTGATCGGCCAGGGCGACGGGCTGTTCCTGCCGATGGGCGCGAACAAGACGATGCGCATCCAGGGTGCCTGGGTGCCGGAGTCGGAGATCCGCGCCGTCGTCAAGCACACGAAGGACCAGGCCGACCCGCACTACCGCGAGGACGTCACGGCCGTCCAGACGAAGAAGCGCGAGATCGACGAGGACATCGGCGACGACCTGGACCTGGTCTGCCAGGCGGCCGAGCTCGTGGTGAACACGCAGTTCGGCTCGACGTCCATGCTGCAGCGCAAGCTGCGGGTGGGGTTCGCGAAGGCGGGCCGGCTGATGGACATCCTGGAGAGCCGCGGCGTCGTCGCGCCGAGCGAGGGTTCGAAGGCCCGCGAGGTGCTGCTCAAGCCGGACGACCTGCCGGCCACCATGGCGTTGCTGCGCGGCGAGGACCCACCGGCACCGGCCGAGGCCCCCGACGAGGACACCGAGCCGGCGGAGGACTGA
- a CDS encoding multicopper oxidase domain-containing protein, with amino-acid sequence MSRRGFLGVAGGVGAALALPGCASLLGEVQTGQLLRSTAKLPRPFTVPLPIPRVAKPSRRTADADFHDVTSRVADVEILPGTRTEIFGYDGTFPGPTIVSRRGRKTVVRHVNELPVPMVVHLHGGHTPPESDGYPVDLVLPRGYSGEHRHANVGHVTRRERQYAYPMEQRAATLWYHDHRMDFTGPQVYRGLAGFHLVHDDEEDRLPLPKGDKDIPLMICDRAFDEDGTFTYPSRDPALESKPGVEHAYMAGVLGDVVLVNGAPWPELEVSATRYRLRLLNASNARRYRLGLDPKPGKGAPFVQIGSDGGLLAEPVRQEEIQIAPAERFDVVIDFSAFPVGSTVTMTNALADAKGTEQVMRFRVTRKEADDSRIPATLSKLELPRPDQVRVEREFRFGRDDLSHHQTWTINGKMFDPERMDAKPKLGQVERWRFVTDLHHPVHLHLDSFRVLRGGPYVHGWKDTVDVRPGEVVDALVRFTDYAGPYVFHCHNLEHEDMMMMAAFETVT; translated from the coding sequence CTGTCGCGCCGCGGCTTCCTCGGAGTTGCCGGTGGTGTGGGCGCAGCGCTGGCGCTGCCCGGTTGCGCGTCGCTGCTCGGCGAGGTGCAGACGGGGCAGCTGTTGCGCAGCACCGCGAAGCTGCCGCGGCCGTTCACCGTGCCGTTGCCGATACCGCGGGTCGCGAAGCCGTCCAGACGCACGGCGGACGCTGACTTCCACGACGTGACGTCGCGGGTCGCCGACGTTGAGATCCTGCCCGGTACGCGTACGGAGATCTTCGGTTACGACGGCACCTTCCCCGGCCCGACGATCGTCTCGCGGCGCGGCCGCAAGACCGTGGTGCGGCACGTCAACGAGCTGCCGGTGCCGATGGTGGTGCACCTGCACGGCGGCCACACGCCGCCGGAGAGCGACGGTTACCCCGTCGACCTGGTGCTGCCGCGCGGCTACTCCGGTGAGCATCGGCACGCGAACGTCGGCCACGTCACGCGCAGGGAGCGCCAGTACGCGTACCCGATGGAGCAGCGTGCGGCGACGCTCTGGTACCACGACCACCGGATGGACTTCACCGGTCCGCAGGTGTACCGCGGCCTGGCCGGCTTCCACCTCGTGCACGACGACGAGGAGGACCGGCTGCCGTTGCCGAAGGGCGACAAGGACATCCCGTTGATGATCTGCGACCGCGCCTTCGACGAGGACGGGACGTTCACGTACCCGTCCCGCGACCCGGCACTGGAGAGCAAGCCTGGGGTCGAGCACGCGTACATGGCCGGCGTGCTCGGCGACGTCGTGTTGGTCAACGGGGCGCCGTGGCCTGAGCTCGAGGTCAGCGCGACCCGGTACCGGCTCCGGCTGCTGAACGCGTCCAACGCGCGCCGTTACCGGCTCGGTCTGGACCCGAAGCCGGGCAAGGGCGCGCCGTTCGTCCAGATCGGGTCGGACGGCGGGCTGCTCGCCGAGCCGGTGCGGCAGGAGGAGATCCAGATCGCGCCGGCGGAGCGGTTCGACGTGGTGATCGACTTCTCCGCGTTCCCCGTCGGCAGCACGGTGACCATGACCAACGCGCTCGCCGACGCCAAGGGGACGGAGCAGGTGATGCGGTTCCGGGTGACCCGCAAGGAGGCGGACGACAGCCGCATCCCCGCCACCCTCAGCAAGCTCGAGCTGCCCCGGCCGGACCAGGTGCGGGTGGAGCGGGAGTTCCGGTTCGGCCGCGACGATCTCAGCCACCACCAGACCTGGACGATCAACGGGAAGATGTTCGACCCGGAGCGGATGGACGCAAAGCCGAAGCTCGGCCAGGTTGAGCGGTGGCGGTTCGTCACCGACCTGCACCACCCAGTGCACCTGCACCTGGACAGCTTCCGCGTCCTGCGCGGCGGCCCGTACGTCCACGGCTGGAAGGACACCGTGGACGTCCGTCCAGGCGAGGTCGTCGACGCCCTGGTGCGGTTCACCGACTACGCCGGACCGTACGTGTTCCACTGCCACAACCTGGAGCACGAGGACATGATGATGATGGCCGCCTTCGAGACCGTGACCTGA
- a CDS encoding PadR family transcriptional regulator, translating to MDPNAVRGHLEPMILAVLESGPLHGYAVIMAIKNGTGGELELNTGSVYPALRRLEDAGHIRGSWQVVDGRRRRTYRLTAAGSRALAKQRTDWQLFTRTIGGVLDS from the coding sequence ATGGATCCCAACGCCGTCCGCGGGCATCTCGAGCCGATGATCCTTGCCGTCCTGGAGAGCGGGCCGTTGCACGGTTACGCGGTGATCATGGCCATCAAGAACGGCACCGGCGGGGAGTTGGAGCTCAACACCGGCAGCGTCTACCCGGCGCTGCGCCGGCTCGAGGACGCCGGTCACATCCGCGGTTCGTGGCAGGTCGTCGACGGCCGGCGCCGCCGCACGTACCGGCTCACCGCGGCGGGCAGTCGTGCACTGGCGAAACAGCGCACCGACTGGCAGCTGTTCACCCGCACCATCGGCGGTGTCCTGGACAGCTGA
- a CDS encoding DUF2520 domain-containing protein — protein sequence MKSDDARLRVAVVGAGRLGTALTQALNHTESIDVAGPFGRGFTGATYDVVLLCVPDREIPPAAAAVEPGPLVGHCSGATSPTVLDPHEGFVLHPLMTVRGDGGDELAGAACTVAGTTPHALTTARTLADALGMPAVTVADADRGAYHAAASFAANFAITVQACAARLLAGTGVPSEFLAPLARAALDNCATHGSRAALTGPVVRGDEETVAAQRQAVGDRAPELLPLFDALVEQTRRLTGRTEEVAA from the coding sequence ATGAAGAGCGATGACGCACGCCTGCGCGTTGCCGTCGTAGGCGCCGGCCGTCTCGGCACGGCCCTCACCCAGGCACTTAACCACACCGAGAGCATCGACGTGGCCGGTCCGTTCGGCCGTGGGTTCACCGGAGCTACGTACGACGTCGTGCTGTTGTGCGTACCCGACAGGGAGATACCCCCAGCCGCGGCAGCCGTGGAGCCCGGCCCGCTCGTCGGGCACTGTTCCGGCGCGACGAGCCCCACCGTCCTCGACCCGCACGAGGGCTTCGTCCTGCACCCGCTGATGACCGTGCGCGGGGACGGCGGCGACGAGCTGGCCGGGGCGGCGTGCACCGTCGCAGGCACGACGCCCCACGCGCTGACGACCGCCCGTACCCTCGCGGACGCGCTCGGCATGCCCGCGGTCACCGTCGCGGACGCGGATCGCGGCGCGTACCACGCGGCCGCGTCGTTCGCCGCGAACTTCGCGATCACCGTGCAGGCCTGCGCCGCGCGGCTACTGGCGGGCACCGGAGTGCCCAGCGAGTTCCTCGCCCCACTCGCCCGTGCCGCGCTGGACAACTGCGCCACGCACGGCTCGCGGGCGGCGCTGACCGGCCCGGTGGTCCGCGGCGACGAGGAGACGGTCGCCGCGCAACGGCAGGCCGTCGGCGACCGAGCACCTGAGCTGCTGCCGCTCTTCGACGCGCTCGTCGAGCAGACCCGGCGGCTGACCGGCCGCACCGAGGAGGTGGCGGCATGA
- a CDS encoding pantoate--beta-alanine ligase, translated as MKIVRTVAALREELRPARPAEAAIGLVPTMGFLHDGHLSLLHLARAECDVVVMTLFVNPAQFNQATDLDSYPRDEARDQRLAEQAGVDVLFAPPVDEVYPVGFSTSVQVTGPLTETLEGAQRGAGHFHGVTTVVTKLLCMSLPDVAYFGQKDAQQCVVVRQLVHDLDLPVRIEVCPTVREADGLALSSRNVRLDDVDRKRALALRRGLDTAEHTVRAGDGDAATIRTAAVTAMAELAVQPEYFELVEPTTLAPVTVVDGPTLVVVAAWIGDTRLIDNTVVRANGWAA; from the coding sequence ATGAAGATCGTTCGTACGGTGGCCGCGCTCCGCGAGGAGCTGCGCCCTGCCCGCCCCGCCGAGGCGGCCATCGGCCTGGTGCCGACGATGGGGTTCCTGCACGACGGCCACCTGTCGCTGTTGCACCTGGCACGGGCCGAGTGCGACGTGGTGGTGATGACGCTGTTCGTGAACCCCGCCCAGTTCAACCAGGCCACCGACCTGGACAGCTATCCCAGGGACGAGGCCAGGGACCAGCGGCTGGCGGAGCAGGCCGGCGTCGACGTGCTGTTCGCGCCGCCGGTGGACGAGGTGTACCCCGTGGGCTTCAGCACAAGCGTGCAGGTCACGGGTCCACTCACCGAGACGCTTGAAGGCGCGCAGCGCGGCGCGGGACACTTCCACGGCGTGACCACCGTGGTGACCAAGCTGCTCTGCATGAGCCTGCCCGACGTCGCGTACTTCGGCCAGAAGGACGCTCAGCAGTGCGTGGTCGTACGGCAGCTGGTGCACGACCTCGACCTGCCGGTGCGGATCGAGGTCTGCCCGACAGTACGGGAGGCCGACGGGCTCGCGCTGTCGAGCAGGAACGTGCGGCTGGACGACGTCGACCGTAAGCGGGCCCTGGCGCTGCGTCGTGGCCTGGACACCGCGGAGCACACCGTGCGCGCCGGCGACGGGGACGCAGCGACCATCCGTACGGCGGCGGTCACCGCCATGGCGGAGCTGGCCGTACAGCCGGAATACTTCGAACTGGTCGAGCCGACCACGCTCGCCCCGGTCACCGTCGTCGATGGCCCCACCCTGGTGGTCGTGGCCGCCTGGATCGGCGACACCAGACTGATCGACAACACGGTCGTTCGAGCGAACGGATGGGCAGCATGA
- the panB gene encoding 3-methyl-2-oxobutanoate hydroxymethyltransferase yields MSSAPKAAESDQRKPVTVPSLLARKQRGEPIVMVTAYDYPSARAAERAAVDIVLVGDSAATTVLGYDGTTTQITMAEMVMLAKAVRRGLRTPLLVGDLPFGSYEVSDEQAVATAIRYVREAGCDVVKLEGGGAMSVARAKAIVDAGIPVMGHVGLTPQTATALGGWRAQGRSADAALEIARGAKALQDAGCFSIVFEAVPSPVTEAIVTTLTIPVIGIGAGPSADGQVLVFHDLLGIRDGVGAKFVKRYADLQDAMDAGVTEYADDVRNRRYPAAEHGYAADPEMVAELQRRLAEQPA; encoded by the coding sequence ATGAGCAGTGCACCGAAGGCGGCGGAGTCCGACCAGCGCAAGCCGGTGACGGTGCCGTCACTGCTGGCGCGGAAACAGCGCGGCGAGCCGATCGTCATGGTCACCGCGTACGACTACCCGTCCGCACGAGCCGCGGAACGCGCGGCCGTGGACATCGTCCTCGTCGGCGACTCGGCCGCCACCACGGTGCTCGGCTACGACGGCACGACCACCCAGATCACCATGGCCGAGATGGTCATGCTCGCCAAGGCCGTACGTCGTGGGCTGCGCACCCCGCTGCTCGTCGGCGACCTGCCGTTCGGCTCGTACGAGGTCAGCGACGAGCAGGCCGTCGCGACGGCGATCAGGTACGTAAGGGAGGCCGGCTGCGACGTGGTGAAGCTCGAGGGCGGCGGCGCCATGTCGGTGGCGAGGGCGAAGGCGATCGTGGACGCCGGCATCCCGGTGATGGGGCACGTCGGCCTCACCCCGCAGACCGCCACCGCGCTCGGCGGCTGGCGCGCGCAGGGCCGGTCGGCCGACGCGGCGCTGGAGATCGCCAGAGGCGCCAAGGCACTCCAGGACGCCGGGTGCTTCTCGATCGTCTTCGAGGCGGTGCCGTCGCCGGTGACCGAGGCGATCGTCACGACGTTGACCATCCCCGTCATCGGCATCGGCGCCGGCCCGTCGGCCGACGGTCAGGTGCTGGTGTTCCACGACCTGCTGGGTATCCGCGACGGTGTCGGCGCCAAGTTCGTGAAGCGCTACGCGGACCTGCAGGACGCCATGGACGCCGGGGTGACCGAGTACGCCGACGACGTACGCAACCGGCGCTACCCGGCCGCAGAACACGGCTACGCCGCCGACCCCGAGATGGTCGCCGAACTGCAGCGTCGACTCGCGGAACAGCCGGCATGA
- a CDS encoding methyltransferase domain-containing protein gives MSTPSRPGHDAAVWDDRYANTDRLWSATPNATVATLVGDLPAGRALDVAAGEGRHAVWLAGRGWDVTAVDFSAVGIARGRAGAADSDVPVDWVVADVTTWAPPADTSYDLILVAYLHVPEDVFGRLREWLAPGGRLVVVGHALRNLTEGVGGPQNPQLLYDEEKLQAAAAGLRVERLGEVFRETPDGTAIDVCLVATDPRSV, from the coding sequence ATGAGCACGCCTTCACGACCGGGGCACGACGCGGCCGTGTGGGACGATCGCTACGCGAACACGGACCGGCTCTGGTCCGCCACCCCCAACGCCACCGTGGCCACGCTCGTCGGCGACCTGCCTGCCGGACGCGCCCTCGACGTCGCCGCCGGCGAGGGCAGGCACGCGGTATGGCTCGCCGGACGCGGCTGGGACGTCACCGCGGTGGACTTCTCCGCTGTCGGCATCGCACGTGGCCGCGCGGGCGCGGCCGACAGCGACGTACCTGTCGACTGGGTGGTGGCCGACGTCACCACCTGGGCACCGCCCGCGGACACCAGCTACGACCTGATCCTCGTCGCGTACCTGCACGTCCCAGAGGACGTGTTCGGCCGGCTGCGCGAGTGGCTGGCGCCCGGCGGCCGGCTGGTCGTCGTCGGGCACGCACTGCGCAACCTCACCGAAGGCGTCGGCGGGCCGCAGAACCCGCAGTTGCTCTACGACGAGGAGAAGCTGCAGGCCGCGGCCGCCGGGCTGCGTGTGGAGCGGCTTGGCGAGGTGTTCCGAGAGACCCCCGACGGCACCGCCATCGACGTGTGCCTGGTGGCCACCGACCCCCGGTCGGTGTGA